One Chryseobacterium wanjuense genomic region harbors:
- a CDS encoding low molecular weight phosphatase family protein, protein MKEDGIDISHYFRNPAKAFGTEEEIARQFRNVREEIKNYCEKFIKENI, encoded by the coding sequence ATGAAAGAAGATGGAATTGATATTTCCCACTATTTTCGGAATCCTGCAAAAGCTTTTGGTACAGAGGAGGAAATTGCTCGGCAGTTTAGGAATGTTCGGGAAGAAATTAAAAATTATTGTGAGAAATTTATTAAAGAAAATATATGA
- the glyA gene encoding serine hydroxymethyltransferase — MDIIFDLIEKERQRQTHGIEMIASENFVSENVMKAMGSVLTNKYAEGYPGKRYYGGCEVVDEVETLAINRAKELFGVDYVNVQPHSGSQANAAIYLAVLKPGDKIMGMDLSMGGHLTHGSAVNFSGIQYEVVSYGVEKETGLIDYNQMREVALRERPKMMIAGFSAYSRDLDYAKFREIANEIGATLWADIAHPAGLVAKGLLNNPFEHCHVVTTTTHKTLRGPRGGMIMMGKDFENTYGHKTPKGEIKMMSQVLDGAVFPGIQGGPLEHVIAGKAVAFGEALDTQFEVYAKQVQSNARALAKAMIERGFDIVSGGTDNHLMLVDLRNKNVNGKETEKALVLADITCNKNMVPFDDKSPFTTSGIRLGTAAITTRGLKENDMDTIAGFISEVVDNIKNEEVIMSVRKKVNELMEGKALFNY, encoded by the coding sequence ATGGACATTATTTTCGACCTGATTGAAAAAGAAAGACAAAGACAAACCCATGGAATTGAGATGATTGCATCAGAAAACTTTGTTTCTGAAAATGTAATGAAAGCTATGGGAAGCGTATTGACTAACAAATATGCAGAAGGATATCCCGGTAAAAGATATTACGGAGGATGTGAAGTAGTAGATGAGGTTGAAACACTGGCGATCAACAGAGCAAAAGAGCTTTTCGGTGTAGATTATGTGAATGTTCAGCCACATTCCGGTTCTCAGGCGAATGCGGCGATTTATCTTGCAGTTTTGAAACCAGGAGACAAAATTATGGGGATGGATCTTTCGATGGGAGGTCACCTTACCCACGGTTCTGCCGTGAATTTTTCAGGAATTCAGTATGAAGTGGTTTCTTACGGAGTAGAAAAAGAAACGGGTCTTATCGACTACAACCAAATGAGAGAAGTAGCTCTGAGAGAAAGACCAAAAATGATGATTGCCGGTTTCTCCGCATATTCCAGAGATTTGGATTATGCAAAATTCAGAGAGATTGCAAATGAGATCGGAGCGACACTTTGGGCAGATATCGCTCACCCAGCCGGTTTGGTTGCAAAAGGTCTTTTAAACAATCCATTTGAACACTGTCATGTCGTAACAACGACTACTCACAAAACATTGAGAGGTCCGAGAGGAGGAATGATCATGATGGGGAAAGATTTTGAAAATACCTACGGGCACAAAACTCCGAAAGGAGAGATCAAAATGATGAGCCAGGTTCTGGACGGAGCTGTTTTCCCGGGAATTCAGGGAGGTCCGTTGGAACACGTGATTGCAGGTAAGGCGGTAGCTTTCGGTGAAGCTTTGGATACTCAGTTTGAGGTGTATGCAAAACAGGTTCAGTCGAATGCAAGAGCTTTGGCAAAAGCAATGATCGAAAGAGGATTTGACATTGTAAGTGGAGGTACAGACAATCACCTGATGCTTGTAGACCTTAGAAATAAAAATGTAAACGGTAAAGAAACTGAAAAAGCTTTGGTTCTTGCCGATATTACTTGTAACAAAAATATGGTTCCGTTTGATGATAAGTCACCATTCACGACTTCTGGGATCAGATTGGGAACTGCAGCGATCACGACAAGAGGGTTGAAGGAAAATGATATGGATACGATTGCAGGATTCATTTCTGAGGTTGTAGACAATATCAAAAATGAAGAAGTAATCATGTCTGTAAGAAAGAAAGTTAATGAATTAATGGAAGGTAAAGCATTATTCAATTATTAA
- a CDS encoding regulatory protein RecX, translating to MEKKSYTFDEIKLKLVNYCVYQDRCHAEVEQKMREFLLIEEAKEEIMLYLLKENYLNEERFTRSYIRGKFYIKHWGKNKIRMNLKQKQISEKLINKCFDEIDEADYEKTIRKIYEDYASKQKGLKEYQKKSKTIKYLMSRGFEYEKINDIFD from the coding sequence ATGGAAAAGAAGTCTTATACTTTTGACGAAATAAAACTGAAACTGGTCAACTATTGTGTCTACCAGGATCGCTGTCACGCAGAAGTTGAGCAGAAAATGAGAGAATTTTTGTTGATAGAGGAAGCCAAAGAAGAGATTATGCTTTATCTTTTAAAGGAAAATTATCTTAATGAAGAAAGATTTACCAGAAGCTACATAAGAGGGAAATTCTACATCAAACACTGGGGAAAGAACAAAATCAGGATGAATCTGAAGCAGAAACAGATTTCTGAGAAGTTAATCAACAAATGTTTTGATGAAATAGATGAAGCAGATTATGAAAAAACAATCCGGAAAATTTATGAAGATTATGCTTCAAAGCAAAAAGGATTGAAAGAATATCAAAAAAAATCAAAAACTATAAAATATTTAATGAGCAGAGGTTTTGAATATGAGAAAATAAATGATATTTTTGATTGA